The following nucleotide sequence is from Mucilaginibacter sp. cycad4.
TATCGCCCATGTTTCGGTGCCTAAAGTATTGAAGCTGCGCAAGGCAATGAACAGCTTGTTGAAACCCGAGTTTCAGCATAAAGATCCGAGTTAAGGGTAAGTGCCCGTCATATATGTATAATCCAGACTTACGAAAGTTTTTAAACTTCGTAAGGCTTCAATAGTTCCCTGGCAGCAACAAAAGTTATCCCTGTTGAGGGTGTTGCAATACTTTTAGGGGTTGACCGGTTTATGTTAGAAGCGCAGGCAATAACCAATGTAAAGGCAACGGCGTAGCAACAATAGTAATAGCCAGGAGCGGAAACGAGTTTCATCCGCCGATTGTTTAAGAATAAAGCATTGGTCACCAGCAAACAAAAAAAGGCGAAAAGTAACGAAACCTTTCGCCTTTCCCTATCTATTGATTACAGATCGTTTTTAATTTTTGATGATAATCAGGATTTAGCGGTTCATTAGTTTGAGCCAGGCGCTGCGAACCTACATTGGCCGGACAGGCAATGCCATTAGGCCCGTCATAAACCAAACCGGGTTTTGTGCTGAGGAGTTCTTTCGGTACGTAGATCTGTACCGTGGTTTTTGAATAGCTATGCGGATAAAACCGAATGTAATATCCATCAGGGTGTAATGACCATATGCCTGACGGTACCGCCGGATCAGGCGCCGGGGCCAAACCGGCTAACATGGCATACTTTTCCATCTCTTCGTAAGATGAATTACCAGAGGCAGCTAATCGGCGGATATTGTTTTCAGCCTCAAAAACACTTTGAACCGCAGGCGGCAATTGGCTTTTGGCTTTATCCATTACACTGGCGGGCAATACACCCAGCGCACCGCCTTCCAGCATTAACAGTTCATTAGCTGATAGCAGCCTGGTTGCGGTAAGCTTAATATCGGACCCCATATCAACAAACCTGGTGCGTGCAATAATCGACCATAATAATATCTGGATGCTATGCTGGTCAACCTCGGGATGAGTTTCAGCATGTTTTAATATCAGTATCACCACATCACGCTTTGGTCCCAGCACCGGGGCAAGCATATACCCGTCGCCTGTACTGGGGCCACGGGTACCCGCATGCAGACAATAGCTTTTGCTGGTCATTTCATAAAAACCGGCACAAAGCTTAAAGCCGCCCGCGGGTGCTTTTGGCAAAAGGTATAAAGGCTCGGCCACCTGCCCTTCCATGAACGATGGTGGTTTGGAGCCTTCCTTGTTAACGTCATTAAAACTGGTGGTAATGGCCTGCGGCTGTTTTAGCAATTTATTAAGGCTGCCGCCCGATACCATATCGGCTCCTTTATCCAATATGGCTTTCCCAAAACCGCCAAACTGGGCTTGTACAGCAGTGCTGCAAAATAGGCAGATACCCAGGCAAATGATAAGATGTTTTTTGAAGTTTTTTAAAGATAACAGATATGTTAGTGTAGGGAGCAGGAGTTTTTTGTGCTTCATATAGATATAATGTTTAAGTTTCAATTGCAATAAACGAAAAAATGCCCGAACTGTTTGTTGATTTTATTCACAATTGTTATACAATAGTTAATATATCTATTGATGGAAGCAATATATCCTGTAGTTATAAACTACAGGCATAGTCGACCGAAGTCGGGAGACTTCGGACAGCATATTTAGTTGGCCATTAATTACAAAGAAAGTTCCATTTGGATATTGGCACGTTCATACGGCGAAGGCCTGCCTGCAACCTTAACAAAGCCCAGTTTATGATACAGGCTGATAGCCGGTTTTAAAATGGTATTACTTTCCAGGTATAGTTTACTTCCGCCAAGTTCTTTTGCTTTTTCAATGATGGCCCGTCCCAATAAAAAACCTATGTTTTTTCCTTGCGCTTTTGGCGATACCGCCATTTTAGCAAGTTCATAGTCATAATCAGGATCATCCATTTTTAAAAGGGCACATACACCAACCGGCTCATCATTATAAAGCGCGACCAGGATATGGCCCCCGTTGTTGATAATATAGCTGTCGGCATTATCAAGGGCCTTGTAATCGGCTTCTTCCATTTTGAAATATTGGGAGATCCATTCTTCGTTAAGCGCCTTAAAAGCCGCGGCATAGCGCGGTTCATACGGCACTATATGCACTTTGTTGCTTTCTCTTGTTTTTTGATGTTCCTGTACCCTGCGAAGCAGGGTTTTTTGCTCCAGGAGATATTCCCATTCCTCAATGGCTTTCCACAAATCGTGATTTGCCTGCGATAAAAGCTCTTCAACAGCGCTGGTAACATCGGTATACTGATCCTGTATTTTTGCTCCTGCTTCGCGCCCCCTGGTCGATAAGCTTACCATATTACGCCTGCCGTCGGCTTTATCTTTTTTCTCTGTAACAAAACCATTCTTCACCATTTCGGCAATGATCTTGCTTACCGAAGGGTGGGAGTGACCAATCTCTTTGGCTATCGAGGTGATTGTAAATTCGCCGCCATCCTGTAATACATAAAAAACCGGGAACCATTTAGGTTGAAAATCTATATCATACAACTTGTAAATCCGTGCGGCATCTTCTGTCATGGTTTCGGTAAGCATCCTTAACCTGCTGCCTATAGCCATTTTACCTACTTTGTTAAAAAACTCCATAATAATAAGTAATTAATTATGTAACTGATTACGCAAATATATAATTCTGTTTTAAAAATCCCAATAGCTAACTGCTGATTAGTGTCATCTACAATTCATAAAAACCTATAAAAGCAAAAGCCGGACTCAGAAGCCCGGCTTTGAATTATAAAAGTGTTAAAATATTATGCCAACGCTTTACCCATTAAAGGGTCGCTAAAGCTTGATTTACCTGTTTCCACGCGGCCGGCGAAACGTTTCGCGAATTTCTCAAAGCCATCAACCTTTGTGCTGAAATCATACCAACCATGGGTTTTGCTTAGGTTTAAAGCAATGGTTGTGCTGGCACCTGCTTTTACAGCAACTTTATGATCGCCGGTTTTATAGCCATGATCGGTTACTGAAATAGTTTGGGCTTTGTTGGTATGGTTGGTTAGCTTTAAAGCTACATTACCTGTTAGCTTACCTGCAACCTGCTCATATTCACAAACCACATCAACCAACGGATCAGCAGCGTTACCCTGATACTCGCGGAAGAAACCGTTAGGGCCATAGGTACGCAAATGGTATTCGCTGTTTTCAAATTCATGCAGCGGCCACACATCAGCCAGCGTGTCACCGGCTTTAACGGTATAGGCCCACGTACGCAGGTCTTCCATTTTCTGCGGATCATTCATCGTTGCGTATTTGCCCGGGGCATACACATTAAATGGTGAACCTAATGCCTTAGCACCAAATGCCTTGTTGCTTGCGGTAAATTTAATTTCGAATGATTTTTTGTCAGCGCTTAACTTACCATCTGCATAAAGCTGGTAGGGCAGCGCCGATGATGGTTTAATACCTTTTTCCTGTTGTGGCATGTACGGCGATGAATGCGGATCTTTGTTGATCTGCGCAATTTCATCGGCAGTAAGCAACTTATAGTCTGAAGGCAGTTTTTTGAACTGTGCCTTATGAATACTTTCTAAAAATGCTTCCCTGGCAACAAACTCGGGGTTCTCGATCTTCTCGCCGTTGTATGGGCGGAAAACGCTTGATAGGTCACCGCAAACGGTACGGCGCCATTCGCTGATATTAGGCTCGGTTACTTTTTTGCCGGTTTTGTGGCTTAAAAAGCTTTCTAAAAACTGTAGGGTTGAGGTATGGTCAAAAACTTCGGAGTTAACCCAGCCGCCTCGGCTCCATGGCGAAGCAATTACCAGCGGTACACGGAAGCCTAAGCCAATTGAGCTTTCGCGGTCAAACACTTCGGGGAAGTTATTGCGTGCTTTTTCCTGTTCTAAAGTGACGAACTCAACGCTTGGGTCGATACCTTCTGATACTTTACCGGTGCCCGGCTTATGCGGATTTGGCGCGGTGAAAGGAGGGATGTGGTCAAAGTAACCGTCATTTTCATCGTAAGCTAAAATGAAAACGGTCTTTTTCCAAACATCGGGGTTTTGTGTAAGGATGTCCAGTACTTCGGATACGTACCATGCACCGTACCAGGCCGAACTTGGGTGATCAGAAAAATGCTCAGGGGCCGATAACCAGCTTACGGTTGGCAGATGGCCGTCCTTTACATCGGCACGGAACTGGTGTAATACATCGCCTTTAGGTACAAGAACCTCGCGGTCGGTGCCATCATCATTATATTTCAGTGGACTTAAAGTACGGTAATGCGGATCATTGCTATTGGTTACAAAGCCTTTTTGGTGCAGGTTCTTTTCGCGCTGTGACAGGCTTGCAAATTTACCCGGATCAAGGCTGGCCATGTCCTTTTTGGTGTTCTCCAGATCGCGCTGTTTTTGTTTAAGCTGTTTCTGCAGATGATCAATATGGGCATCGCCGGCAGGCAAAGCTGCAATCTGTTTTTCTACAGCAGCAATTTCATCAGGCAAAATGGTTGATTTTTTTTGCAGATGAGCGATGTGCTTATCGTACAGTTTGATATTGTACTGTCCAAAGAACTCCAGCGGGTTATCCTGGAAATTTGACAGCCATGGGTCTTCTTCGCCTTGTAAGCCGGTATCAATGGCAATTTCGTTCTGGTAGTGTTTCCATGATATGTTATGGTCTTCCAAACGCTCGGGGAAGGTAGCCCAGTTCAGGGTACCATAGTCCATATCATCGTTCCAAACGTGCGCAAGTGAATTTTCATGCTGCTCGGCACGAATGGTACCGCTCCAGAAATATAACCTGTTAGGATTGGTGCCTGTCAGGGATGAGCAAAAATTCTGATCACAAACGGTAAAGGCATCGGCCAGGGCATAGTAAAATGGGATATCCTCACGGTTGTGGAACCCCATAGTTAAAGGCATGTTTGAGTATTCCTTAATGCTGTTGCGTTTAACGTTAAGCCACTGGTCAAACTTGCCATCGTTGCGGGCATTAACCTGGTTGGCCCATGAATGCGGCAATGAGCTCATCCAGGTTGCTTTGGTGTTTTTGATATCAAGGTGGAAAGGAGCATAGGTTTCGCCTTTTTTGTTTGATTGCAACCAAACCTTATTTTTATTTGGCAGATCGATTGCACGCGGATCGTTATAACCGCGTACCCCTTTCAGCATGCCGTAAGTATGATCGAACGAACGGTTTTCCTGCATCAGGATCACAATATGCTCGGCATCCAGGTAGGTGCTGCCCGGCGCCGGGTTAATGGCCATTGCTTTTTGAATAGATTCGGGTAAAATGCTGGCGAGGCCGGCCGCTCCGGTTAGTAAGGCTGCTTTTTTAAGAAAATCTCTCCTTGAATCAGACATGTGTATTTTTAATTAGTTCATGGCCTATGGATGATAGATCATGGTTGTTTTTAGTTTTTAGTAAGCGGGCAATATCAGGATTTATGGTTGATTTTTTAAAATCTATGATCCATCAACCATGAACTACACCGTCTTTCCGCTGCGCAATAACCTGTTCGCAAAGGCCAAATGATAATGTCATGCCGTTGCCGCCGAGGCCGTTAATGAGCGTTACACCGGGCTCAATATCTACTACCAGTTCGGATGCACCGTTGGTCATTTTAGGGTAGATGCCGTGCCATGACTGCAGCATTTTCCAGTCCTTAAATTTGGCGAACGTATGTAAGTACTCGATTATCAAATTATTAATAAATTCCTTGTCGAAAGGATCATGAACCAAACCATATTCGTGCGAATCGCCGATGGTAAGCTCACCACTGCCGTTTTGCGATACCATCACATGGATCCCCCACTTCAAATGAGTTGCATATTGTTCTTCATAACGTTTACGCAATGCAGGCAATGAAGCCGCCGCCTGAAAACCGGGATAGTGGATCATCGACAAACCGCCGCATAACGAAGGGCCGATGCGCCATTCATCTGGTTGGGTAACCAAACGCATCATTTGAAGCTTACATTTAGTGATCTCTGTTTGGGCGAATAATTCAGGATACAATGTCTCAAAATCGGCGCCACTGCAAACATAGATCTCGTCGGCTTCCCGGCTTTGGCTGCCTGAACTAACTTTTGGATGTTCAATGCGGCTGATAGCCGTGTTCCAGTAAAACTCCACGCCAAATTTTTCGGCAAGATAAGCGGCTACCTGTCCTATTGCCACACGAGATTCAACGATCATTTCCTCTCCGCTCCATAATGCACCTTTTAAGCCATCGGTATTGATGGCCGGTGATTTGGAGAGGGCTTCGCCGGGACTTAGCACGGCGCAATCGCGATGTTGTTTGTTTACATCAACATATTCTTCTATCACCTGCAGCTCATCATCATGATAGGCAAGGTGTAACGAGCCGACCTCATTATGCCAGATGTTAGC
It contains:
- a CDS encoding phosphocholine-specific phospholipase C yields the protein MSDSRRDFLKKAALLTGAAGLASILPESIQKAMAINPAPGSTYLDAEHIVILMQENRSFDHTYGMLKGVRGYNDPRAIDLPNKNKVWLQSNKKGETYAPFHLDIKNTKATWMSSLPHSWANQVNARNDGKFDQWLNVKRNSIKEYSNMPLTMGFHNREDIPFYYALADAFTVCDQNFCSSLTGTNPNRLYFWSGTIRAEQHENSLAHVWNDDMDYGTLNWATFPERLEDHNISWKHYQNEIAIDTGLQGEEDPWLSNFQDNPLEFFGQYNIKLYDKHIAHLQKKSTILPDEIAAVEKQIAALPAGDAHIDHLQKQLKQKQRDLENTKKDMASLDPGKFASLSQREKNLHQKGFVTNSNDPHYRTLSPLKYNDDGTDREVLVPKGDVLHQFRADVKDGHLPTVSWLSAPEHFSDHPSSAWYGAWYVSEVLDILTQNPDVWKKTVFILAYDENDGYFDHIPPFTAPNPHKPGTGKVSEGIDPSVEFVTLEQEKARNNFPEVFDRESSIGLGFRVPLVIASPWSRGGWVNSEVFDHTSTLQFLESFLSHKTGKKVTEPNISEWRRTVCGDLSSVFRPYNGEKIENPEFVAREAFLESIHKAQFKKLPSDYKLLTADEIAQINKDPHSSPYMPQQEKGIKPSSALPYQLYADGKLSADKKSFEIKFTASNKAFGAKALGSPFNVYAPGKYATMNDPQKMEDLRTWAYTVKAGDTLADVWPLHEFENSEYHLRTYGPNGFFREYQGNAADPLVDVVCEYEQVAGKLTGNVALKLTNHTNKAQTISVTDHGYKTGDHKVAVKAGASTTIALNLSKTHGWYDFSTKVDGFEKFAKRFAGRVETGKSSFSDPLMGKALA
- a CDS encoding TIGR03364 family FAD-dependent oxidoreductase → MSENNNSKNSPFRGQGGTAIIIGAGIVGLATARALAIRGYKVTVFERNERAVGASIRNFGMVWPIGQATGPMFERAMLSKSIWKTVCTEANIWHNEVGSLHLAYHDDELQVIEEYVDVNKQHRDCAVLSPGEALSKSPAINTDGLKGALWSGEEMIVESRVAIGQVAAYLAEKFGVEFYWNTAISRIEHPKVSSGSQSREADEIYVCSGADFETLYPELFAQTEITKCKLQMMRLVTQPDEWRIGPSLCGGLSMIHYPGFQAAASLPALRKRYEEQYATHLKWGIHVMVSQNGSGELTIGDSHEYGLVHDPFDKEFINNLIIEYLHTFAKFKDWKMLQSWHGIYPKMTNGASELVVDIEPGVTLINGLGGNGMTLSFGLCEQVIAQRKDGVVHG
- a CDS encoding bifunctional helix-turn-helix transcriptional regulator/GNAT family N-acetyltransferase; translated protein: MEFFNKVGKMAIGSRLRMLTETMTEDAARIYKLYDIDFQPKWFPVFYVLQDGGEFTITSIAKEIGHSHPSVSKIIAEMVKNGFVTEKKDKADGRRNMVSLSTRGREAGAKIQDQYTDVTSAVEELLSQANHDLWKAIEEWEYLLEQKTLLRRVQEHQKTRESNKVHIVPYEPRYAAAFKALNEEWISQYFKMEEADYKALDNADSYIINNGGHILVALYNDEPVGVCALLKMDDPDYDYELAKMAVSPKAQGKNIGFLLGRAIIEKAKELGGSKLYLESNTILKPAISLYHKLGFVKVAGRPSPYERANIQMELSL